TAtactctttctttttttaaagaataactaTAATAGTAATTATTTACCCATCTCCAAAATGACCTAGAGATCTAGATTTTGAGCAGGTGATAATGTTGTCAGCAACATCTGGTACACATGTCCTCActttggcaaatatttcaacaatAGATTCCCAGCTTATGTGCCAATCAATGCATGATAAGTTGTGAATGAAGGTAGTGCATGCATCTTCATGGAAACCCTACAAAGGTGTAATGAAATTACTAGACTATTAAACActtcaatattttgttattaatatgaaattatatgaaaaattacCACTAAAATTATTAAtggttttctaataatttaataattgaTAGCATATTTGCTAAGATGACACCAACAttgaaaacatgtttacaaAGAATGTTATGTTTTGCCACTGAATTTCCCACtgcataaatattttaaatgtcatttgtGAATCTAATTAGCAACTCATAATAATTCATAtgattattgataaaatataaaacactaAAGGAACAAAAACATGCCATTGTAAAACTGTTATCATATTTACTTACATTACTTTGAAGAATATCTAAACATACTTCAATTGGTGATTTCTGGTCTTGTTTACTAATTTTATCCATTGTGActtctaataaataaataattaaaaatgtgatCTTACAGTCAACTTGAGGAAGTTCCAGATATCTGATGTTTCaactttaaattaatttcagaTTGAACATTAAAAAGTAAGAATTAATGCCtgttcaaaaaaatgaaattttgtgttGATTAGAAAATGGAagagttttatttttcttctgttttatcTTCataggatgttttttttttttattaaaaactgttaaaatgttGCTGAAATCCTTCTTGTTTTATAGCTGCTGTTATCTTTAAAAGGTTCACAAATAATTAGGAACAAACTATTTTCAAAGTGTTACTATATGACTAATTGATATTGCACCTGCTGTCAGATTCTGTTCCGATTTTCGTTTTCCACTTTTCAAGGCATTTTGGCAGCTATTTTcctaaatgaaatattaaagaaagaataatatatatcatttgtcTAAATAACAGCCCAACAATGCaagatttgtaaatttgttcttCCCTGGACAAGGATTAAAACTTATTCTACTGAGATATCATGGCACAAAATTGCCTTGCAATATGCACAGCAAACTAGATCACTCAGGTTCCAGGGCTCAATAAAATCAATCTTTCAGTGGCCAGGTTGTATCTTTCCCGCTCTATTTTATATAAGACATGAAGATTGAACATTACAGATCAGCTGATTTATCTACGGTGTAGAGAATCTTACAAATTAATATATGATGCAGTCACAGAAATAATTCacaattttgtccacaattttaaacaaaacaattaattttacaatggcAATAGGtttttaaaagtatgaagaagtaaaaaaacaacattaaaatatgtttaatggCCAACTTGAAGGTTTTGTAGCACTATACGAGCCATCTTGCAAGTAAAACCCTTATTGGCATtgtgaaaagttggcaggtttaattataattataactacgtctgaaccagtgacaactctacaacagatttgcAAAAAAGGATGGACGGTTTAGTGTTTATAGGTCAGTGgcagatattatatatatacgtgTACAATTAAATGTAAAGGtgatttgaaaatgaatatgaatTGTACTTTGTTATAGATCAATATTAAGAAAAGAACTTTTTAAcatgcaaatttaaaatttaactatttGCAAGTAGACATATCACTATGAATAAACCTCATTAATTCAAATCAATTGCCCCTTTTTTAGCTCTCTCTTCTAAATGGCTAGTTTGCTTAGTGAAGGAGCAACCAAtactaatttctttttttacaccATGCCTGGGTTTGAACCTACAACTTTCAGCTCTCTTGGTTATCCATGACGTTGGAACACTGTAAATAGTATGTATACCTTTGTCCAGGTATTGACAAGGCATTGTCTGCATTCAAATCTATCTGCTTGTAAATGGTGTTGGTCTCCCATGCAAAATGGTGTCTTATGGAAACTTCTTTTGCACAGCCTACATTTTTCctacaattaaagaaaaatttgCTTGTCACAACAGGTATGCTTCAAATTTCCAATTAGTAGCAAAATACcatttgtaatgattttatcatttgtgaaacataTCTTGGTTTCAATTTAATCTTGATTGAAATCTGAAAATTAATATGCATATTCCAGACAAGAACATGTAAATAACATATTAATTTGAACCCTTCTATGTACTCTACCTAAATTGAACCCTTCTATGTACTCTACCTAAGTGCATGCTAATTAGCTTTTTAACTCATTATTCAGACTCGCAATCCAACCATTCTTTGCTCTTACTGCTTAATGCTGCTTACTTGTCTTtaaagcaacaaaaaaataccaattttgaAGTCTTTGGTTCGACCTTGTCAGGGAACAAATCCTCAAACTCCGAGAGTTCAGGAGAACATGCGACCCGGGAGAAtgtataaaagtgtattttgcaaataaaattattatataatgtattacatgagatttggtggtggaatctgtttctttaataatttttaatacaatatgcAACACTTGTTATTCCTTCTTTTaaaatgatctgcaaaaagatgtgttctttctatgtgacgtcatcaggcatggtagACTTCTTCATGctgtcacaataggaaattcagaggaaagcaagaaaatttgacatcataattaaaaacaaaatgtatcgtCCAATGAAGATCTTAGTTCAAACCAAATACACCTCAAgtgattaaatataaaaaataatcaacatgtCAGGAAAAGGATAAATCGTGTAAGAATAAGAGAAAAATATGTAATGGTTACCATTTCTTGATCATCCTGAATCATGAATCCACAGACAGGACAGCAATCACATAGATAAACTGAAAaaagaccattttttttttaatacacatCATTGTTTTAACATGGATGTAGCATATAGCTGTCTGGTATTTCATTATTGAGCACAGATTTACAATTTCAACATACACCTCCCATTCATTTGGGTCTGAATTGAGAGTCTCTTGGTATAAGTCCACATCAGTAGGGATCAGATAATTAGTGTCCTCCTCAAATATTGACAAAACTCTGCATGTATAACATTATAGTCATTATGAGTATAGTAAGGTGTTTTGATAATAGTTTTTGTATACCCATTTTGCAAATGTAATACAAAATTGTGATTGATAATTCATGtgaatatttattgaaattataattgAACACAATCTTATTAAAACTTCCAAGAAAGGTTGATCTTAGATTCTGAAATTGaccaagaatttttttttttaattgttggtTATAAGAAAGTATAGTGGCCTCATGTGCAAGTATGCATGAAGAGgattaagtaagtaagtaataaGAAAGTATATTATGTAGAATTTATAAAGGTAAGATGTAAAGAGTAATACCTTCAAACCATAAAAGTTTATTGGCTATTCTTTTCCTACCCAACTTGATTTCATATTGACCAATATCAGTTAGTTGTTCATTTCTTAAATGTCGTTCTGCAAACTAGATAAAAAAAGCAGTAATGTAATGAAGTAAACTTAAAAACTAATGTGTGTATTTATTAATTCGAATCCTTTTAATCAATTAACAGATATGGGTCATGCATGTTTTTAATCccatatatcatatttataatcagtgtttgtttttatcaattaaatagaCATGTTACTCTAATGAATGAGGTACATCTGATAGAAATCAACCTAAGTGTATGTATACATATACCAGtaagattttatttcaaaacattcaaatatgaaataaaagatgaattATTGTCTGTTTTGTTTGGTTCTTTTGACAACtcaattttcaaacaattaCTTTCCTGACATATTTTCAACCAAAAATAGGTTGACAGATGTATTGATTTCATTTGCACAAGGTTGAATTCTATCAAACCAttcacattcattttttttttttaatatgatgaAAAATGAGATACTTATTCAAAGATGTACAGCTATATACCGTTAAGACATAAACACCACAACTACTTCCATCATGTTGTTTAGAATGTTGTTTGGGAATCGTATTCCAAGCCATGTTTTTATCTATCTCTAATCCAATCATGATTCTTCTCTCTATAAACATTCTGTAAAACAAGAATGGTACATGTCTATAATTGGATacattagtattttttttctaaaaacaatgagtaaatatttatgtaaatttacaAAACCCATTTATCTCAAAACTACAGTATATATTTTCCAAACATTTCTGATTTGCAATAAAAGTTATACTAGATAAAGAATTGTATAGTCTGTTGTTTAGAAATTTTGtgtgaaattgaaatattttcacaaTTAGAGTGTTCTACCATCATTTAAAAGCAGTTTAAACTTCTGTTTGATAATTGAAAACAGGTTTCCATGAAAATACTGCAAACAACCCCACACATGTTGTGAAATTAATGATTTCATTAGACATTTTCTAAAAGTTACAAACTTGAAATTTTGTGGCAAGAAGGGTGTGTGGTGCGGACTTTGTACCAGTGCTAACTATACATGCCAGATTAaagttaattaaattttatcgattaacaaatattaaactttcaAAGCATTACCTCCAGTTCAGCAGAATATTATTCTTTTGACCTGCGCTTTCCCCCAAGGGATTATAAAAGTATAGGCTCCCAGTCATAGgttcaattatctaaaataaattgtttaagaaATCATAAATTCAATTAACATATCTGAAGGACAGGAAGCACCATAATAATAGTTTTATATAACCCTCATTTTAATTGGTCAATGCTCAgctcagtgttttttttttggttttttttcttaaactgtcagcaataggtcaactaaaTTTGGTGTTTGGAATGATGGTAAGGTGTATATGTATGTCTAGGAGGTATTATTTCATGATTTAAAAGTCAATGCTAAATTTTTCTGGTTAAATTTGTTTCTTAGAAACCAATTATGTGCATGGATGATAGTAAGgtgttttgtttggtttatCAGACCTTGGTCTAATTTTCTTAAATCATGTCAAGTTTAAGTGACACTTGTAGTAAATCCTTATATTTAGGAccatcaacataaaatcaatgatCAGTTATATATAAGCAgatatttttcaagatatttaaGCGAGTGCACCCTATtctaaaaatcattaaaattaaaattaaacaataaattctGGAATACCATAAGATCCCAGTGAGCTCCATCTTGATAGTAAGCACCAAGGAGAATGTCATAATCCATCAGATGTACctaaagaaacaaatattgcCATGTATTGTTATATTGTTCACCAGGTACAAAattaccaaataaaataaatacaaagattgAATAGGAACAAATAAAATCTCTTCCTAAAGGGCCTTAAtataactgaaatatattttcaacacTGATATTTATGATTGGATGTGGAAAAAAgatattattgataaacatTTAGATTGAAGACATATCACCATTCTATTGAATTACAAATATCTGAAGTTGGTTTCACAccaaaattaattcctttttttcttggtttataaAAACAGTTCTTAAGTATAATATATggtatttttccaaatttttattGCTACGTCTTGGAAAAATCAGATATTAAAGGGGTACTTTAAGCTGGGTAaaacatatatgttaaaaatatatcaaacaagaagcaaacaagaatgtatcccaagtacacagatgccccactcacactatcattttctatgttcagtggactgtgatattggggtaaaaactctaatttggcattaaaattagaaagatcatatcatggggaacatgtgtactaagtttcaagttgataggacttcaacttcatcaaaaactaccttgaccaaaaactttaacctgaaaattgcactttcattttctaagTTCAGTGGACAATGACATAGGGGTCAaaattctaatttggcattaaaattagaaagatcatatcataggggacatgtatactaagtttaaagtggattagacttcaacttcataaaaaacaacCTCGAATTATTTCCATGGGTAAAACAGTATGTCCCATCTAATAgattgtatttttaatgaatacatacattttgtaaagttgTGTTAATGGAACACTCTCCGCTCAGTATTTTGGTCATTGCAGCTGTTGGAATTCGAAATACTTTTCTATGCTGGTCATTTTCCCAGTTGGCAAGGCATCCTAGGTAAGCATCCATGACCTAAAAATGTAGGTtgttattcaattaaaaatagaaatattagaCTTCTCTTGTGTTATACACATCTAATTATATCAGTTTGATTTCTTTCACTTAAGCCTGTCATTAGACCTGTCGTTACATTCTCTTACTTTTATTCTTGATGGACAACTGTCTCACTGACATTCATATCACATCattgtattattatatatataaagtttgatcaatttttcataaaaatcttTATGCAACTATAGGTGTGAAAGtgcattataattttaaaagacataCTCGTCTGATGGATGGAATTCAGCATTCCCAATCCCCTGcaattcattaaaatttaatatgcaTGCAACTATCATACTCATTTAATATTTCTCTCCTCACAacttttgtacattttaatatttgccAATAAAAAAACTTTCTCTTGTGCGCTTAAATCTATTTGGAACTATACTTAACCTGATCTGTAAGCCAGTGTTTATCTCTAAGGGATCTAATATCACCATCTGTTATATTGATGTTGAAAACTTTAGCAACTATATAACCAGTTTCTTCCTCCTGATCCCATATCCCCTTAACTCGTTCTAGAACTGAAATTCCAAACAAACCTTcttattatgtacttaaaacTTAAccataatattaaaaagtatcTCAAACTCCAAGGGCGCACTGAAAAATTGTTGGTGAGTAATAGCAAAGTTTACATATCAATACATTACAATGATAATAAGGAATAGCTGTTTAGGTTCCAATGGCAAAtcaaatgtataatattaagagagcaattttattcaataaaaaaaactactttGTACTAGTTACTAGTTATTCTTCATGTGCTTGTTTAGAAAGTATTAGTCCACAGGCAGATATATTACCCACATTATTCTGACTTCAAGCTGATCTGCTGAGTCTATGCTAATACTCCTTAATAATCATACATGCTTTGTGGAATTTCTAGCACTTATGTGTAACCTGTCTAGGTTTCAAACTCATGACCTCATGATTTGATGCATCACTTCTTTTTGTATTGAAGGGTTTATAACAGAACAATACCCTCTTTATCACTCACCACTAATCATTCCTaataaatgcattcaaattTCGTGTCAAGATAAATTTTCTAACTTACTCTTATTTCATGAggattaaatttttgaattatcaaATGGATAACTGTTGGTCGCtatgacatatgaaaataaattgctGAATATACCACACCCAAGTTATCTacaatgaaaaaagacaaatttaccTTGTATTTCATCAATCTCCACACCAGTTAATTCATTTGCATACACtgaagatgaaaataaaaattgtatgagAATGTATGTACTAGATTAACCTGTTGAAGTAAGATGTTACACTGCAGATAATacagaatataaaacaaatatcaaatatgttaaaacagAGGAAATATACAAACATTTGGCATCAGTGATAACACattatttggaattttgatgGGACAAGATTTGGTTGAAAATCATACctgatttatctatttttttttctttgaatgtcCTTTACTGATTAACTAAGTTTTATACAAGAAGTCCATTACATTCAAGTAGTAGAAAAATGACTACTGCATTTGATCTTATTGCAGTTTTTTTcacttaatattttattttttaaatattttcaatgctGTTTACTTTCTATCTATTTGGTTTACATGTATGCTTGTGAAACCAtttaaatgtacaatgtatggcTATTGAACTATAAAACTTTCCTTTATATGTGGAAATATATTAGAAGTTGTATTCAGCTAAATAGTGCAACACATCTTTAAATTAAACCAATTATATTAATagactgtttttgacaatacactACATAAGCTTCAGTAAGATTTACCTGGTAATGATTCTTCTATAGCTGATATTTCACAGGAATCATTATCAGTCATAAAATAAGGAGGGTTCCAGTCTTCATTCCACTGCATGATTTTTTGTAGTGCTTCTTTGATAGATTCTGCAAGTTCATCTGCTGTTATGAATGTTGCAACATTTATATAACCTACATTGGTGTTTACACAAATGAAAAACAGTGGCAAATCATACTTTGATCTATTGTATGTTGCATcaagaaaacaaatttctttgCCATATAAATTCAACAGTCTTTTTTGCCATCTGCTCTGGTGAACAAATACAAACTTTTCATCAGATGTTCTATCCTCTGGTCCACTGtaatagtaaataaaaattgcattagTCTGTACACAAATCCTTAAGTCACACAGCCTGTCCTAGACCATACTATCAGATGTATTGAGATGTTGGCcctccccccccaaaaaaaaataaacaacttctTTAAGTGCTGAAAGAGAGGCAAAGGATAGCAAAGTAACACTcaaacaaataagtcaaataattAAAGGACAATGTCattgcttaaaaaaaaagacagacacacaaacaaacaatagtactcaaaacaaaacaaaaggaaacaaaaaattCTGTACTTGGTCATGAACAACCAGAACggcccaaaaaaatatatgggaATAAAGGAGAGGAGAGCACTTGTTGTCTAACATATGTAAAAgaaatcacaaaaacaaaagtaaacatctttcatttatataatttagtgtTAGTCAAATGAATGTCATTTATGCAGGACCAGTAGAGTTGGAGCCGGACCAGTAAATTTTTCAGTCCACTAGTCTGGTAGGCCAGTTAAATAAAAGCTGAAATTCAACCCCTGATTACAAGCAAACAAAGATCAAGTTAAGAAATGGAACTAGAAATAGTTTAAAATGAAcaaagttaattaaaaaatatattgaactcCAAGGGAAATTCCAAACAGAAAGTCCTTTAaacaattgcaaaatcaaacTCTTAATAACACCAAATGAATGAAAGCAACTCTGATatagtcatattcctgaatttgTACATGCATTTCCTCATGTagaaaaatggttgattaaatcgggttttatagctagctaaaccaatcaattgtatgacagtcacattaaattccattatgttgacaacaatgtgagcaaaataaacaaacataatgaacTTATTGCTCAGACATCAAAAAATTTATCTAAAATCAAATCTATACTTTTATAATGTATTCCTAAGTACTCACTGTAAGcatgttcttaaaaaaaaattatcatctgGAAATGTCTTTGTCCATCCTTGAACTAAATGTTCAAGATTAGTCTGATCATCTTTGGAAAATCTGCAAgtaattaaaacatatacaaataaatagatgtATCCTTCAGGGCACACACTACTTTAGAATCataggaatatgacattttaatgcaataaatggattaaaaaaaattcatcacCTTCTTTTGAGGTAACAAACTTATTTAAACAGAAAAGATattattataactttataatatttgaattactGCCATCAGAAATTTATCATAAGATTTGATAGTACTGATAATTGAAGATTTCCCACCAAAATTGTCTTCCTTCAATTAGAACTTTCTGTTGACAATAGTGCTGTTTCcataaatcattaaatattatttcaaatccAAAAGCCATCCTCTAATaagtgttgattaaaaataatattcaattaCTTTTCATCGAACATTGGTTATcatattatatgatatttatttaaggGATTTTGCATTTCGTTTTTTCTTTGAAGAACAACATGTGTTTACAAGTTTATGTAATGAAATAATGAACTAATTGAAGAAGCTTTCAAAAAGAGTGTTTAGTGAAAGTGTATATACATGTGTCAAATCGTAACTTCGCATCAAAAGCATAGATGTCCGACTGGGTTTTGGTTATAAAAATGACCTGGTACTGGTTTATGAAAAATCTGCCGTTCTATTTTACCGTTTTAATAAGACAATCAGGTTTTCTGTTTTGGAACAGTTTTTATACGcccattttttttgtttatatcgtGGTGGAAAGGATAGACATGGAATTCATTGCAAAATACTATTTGTCGCCAGCTGGGCAATCatgatgataaatatatttgccCAGCCGAAACACCTGGTTGCATTGGGCGACCGTTAGGTTTAGTCCCTGATAAGAGCACTGCTCTTGTTTCTAATCccaaatattgaattttttgtatatttcatatttatgtcTTTATCCTTGTACCTAAATAATTAACGATTTCTTTAATTAAATATGTATAGgccccaaaaaaatatatgtctgtttaaggtaacatacttttaaaaaatagggtaggtaggtaggtatttccattttgttttatttttcattttatttttattcatcatgGGCGTAGTTTTcccttatttttaatgattgGATTAATTATCTTTGTTATTGGTCAGGAATAATGGCGGCAAAGTGTTTATTACATCACACGAGTCACGAATTTCCTAAAAACAGCTATCATATTAACGATTGTGAATATTTGGATGTATTaggcaattgatttatattattgctACCTTTAGCTTCACTTTTGACAAGAGTTCAGTTCATTTTTCACTTTACGTTGCAAATAAAATGACTTAGGGTCAGCGCTCAAAAGGAGGGTTGGTCATGTAACtgtaaacagacatatattttttggggCCTTACAACATTTTGCAGAAATTTAGAATGATTTGCTAACATGCTAAGTTTaacattaataattaattttatgctCGATTCAAAATCTTGATCaacctaaaagaaaaatgtacctgaatttgttttttgttgtatccATATGGTTCCTGATGTCTTTGTCCGTTGGATAAAACCGACGGCTAGGTATGGTCTGGTCCTCAATTTCTAGTTCTTTTTTAACAAAGACTTTTAAATGTCGCTTCATCTCTGACACTTTTGTCACCCCATCTCCAACCAGTTGTCTAATTTTTGCCTTAACTTCTGGTCCAACTGGTTGACAAAGTCCAGCAACCTGTAAAAagtataaatgtttttgaattcaaaataatcaccactaaatattaaaaaagaattatgataaaaaaaacatgcttgCACCATCCTtttcactgaaccatgaaatttaTTGAAAGGTTCCCTTAATAAAGTAAATATGTACTTAGTATCATGTTGATATAGTGTGAACTTAAAAGTTTcaacatatacaagtttaaccAAAAGTAGAAAATAAGTACCTAGAGGAATAATAATGTCTAGTAGAgctaacaaaatataaaacttttaaactgTTCAACTTTGATACCTCTCCTATTGTATGGTTTTTATGGTCATCTGCAGTTGGATAATACATGTGGATTTCTTCTTCTTTCACAACATCTACAGATGACTCATCCAAAGCTTTGCGAAGAGTTTTTGCAGTCTGCTTCCTTCTCCATTTACTTGAACTATTTTCTAACTGATAAATAAAGACAGCAATTGAGCATTTCCcctttgattgaaaaaaatagaataaaacctTTTACTTTTACCAATTTCCAAATTAACTTTAAAACCCTTcagttttctataaataattaaGGATGGTTGCTCCTCTTATTCCTTTATTTATCtactatcaatttataacagtctAGTAAAAaccttgttattttgaaacaagaGTAGCAAACATCTTTAATTAGCAGTATCCTACAAACGATTACAATTGATGAATGGGACCATGTGGACCGTCAATCCAATAAgacatactttttcaa
This is a stretch of genomic DNA from Mytilus trossulus isolate FHL-02 chromosome 6, PNRI_Mtr1.1.1.hap1, whole genome shotgun sequence. It encodes these proteins:
- the LOC134721481 gene encoding uncharacterized protein LOC134721481 isoform X1 gives rise to the protein MTDESYKVVSTADEAEHDIYAHEVRTNTNFTIYRRNKGFSSTDTIDYKAHKIWWEDGKADDRCKIDTNGCPYIILGYDVRECQHGPDRNIKKKIQYKAEKEEKSKTDPSYVMKGRTLIQNTKKMICPARITQRRIIKFPGYRLENSSSKWRRKQTAKTLRKALDESSVDVVKEEEIHMYYPTADDHKNHTIGEVAGLCQPVGPEVKAKIRQLVGDGVTKVSEMKRHLKVFVKKELEIEDQTIPSRRFYPTDKDIRNHMDTTKNKFRFSKDDQTNLEHLVQGWTKTFPDDNFFLRTCLHGPEDRTSDEKFVFVHQSRWQKRLLNLYGKEICFLDATYNRSKYDLPLFFICVNTNVGYINVATFITADELAESIKEALQKIMQWNEDWNPPYFMTDNDSCEISAIEESLPVYANELTGVEIDEIQVLERVKGIWDQEEETGYIVAKVFNINITDGDIRSLRDKHWLTDQVMDAYLGCLANWENDQHRKVFRIPTAAMTKILSGECSINTTLQNVHLMDYDILLGAYYQDGAHWDLMIIEPMTGSLYFYNPLGESAGQKNNILLNWRMFIERRIMIGLEIDKNMAWNTIPKQHSKQHDGSSCGVYVLTFAERHLRNEQLTDIGQYEIKLGRKRIANKLLWFEVYLCDCCPVCGFMIQDDQEMEKCRLCKRSFHKTPFCMGDQHHLQADRFECRQCLVNTWTKENSCQNALKSGKRKSEQNLTAEVTMDKISKQDQKSPIEVCLDILQSNGFHEDACTTFIHNLSCIDWHISWESIVEIFAKVRTCVPDVADNIITCSKSRSLGHFGDGYIDYIPLKFKRDHIFPADMEGSGTWTLFRSVSILFYGDESHMQFARLLTICNEIIEIGKGCDSDDHQKDLILEEMKKEFDSPCCDMEDELALYHLMRIPNALNLNIQILKEGASVYYEGQNGKRSISILALQKVGDLCLSFLPFMEGIFLNDRKISDHKDKCGAGVFCQGNSLYKKCLKCFQTYHSSCIISHEEAFVCGCHIRRPYHPKDLNIYKDEVRFIETLDMVDIKKLCNKIRRTELPSFRWNVFRQFNSKKRKDVKTLNCLQFIPSENIYIELRNKISSKGAVKENDEKLLDVFLPEVMVSFVMMVEGLNRFQSELFLRTDIHKLIQPSSE
- the LOC134721481 gene encoding uncharacterized protein LOC134721481 isoform X2, with translation MTDESYKVVSTADEAEHDIYAHEVRTNTNFTIYRRNKGFSSTDTIDYKAHKIWWEDGKADDRCKIDTNGCPYIILGYDVRECQHGPDRNIKKKIQYKAEKEEKSKTDPSYVMKGRTLIQNTKKMICPARITQRRIIKFPGYRLENSSSKWRRKQTAKTLRKALDESSVDVVKEEEIHMYYPTADDHKNHTIGEVAGLCQPVGPEVKAKIRQLVGDGVTKVSEMKRHLKVFVKKELEIEDQTIPSRRFYPTDKDIRNHMDTTKNKFRFSKDDQTNLEHLVQGWTKTFPDDNFFLRTCLHGPEDRTSDEKFVFVHQSRWQKRLLNLYGKEICFLDATYNRSKYDLPLFFICVNTNVGYINVATFITADELAESIKEALQKIMQWNEDWNPPYFMTDNDSCEISAIEESLPVYANELTGVEIDEIQVLERVKGIWDQEEETGYIVAKVFNINITDGDIRSLRDKHWLTDQVMDAYLGCLANWENDQHRKVFRIPTAAMTKILSGECSINTTLQNVHLMDYDILLGAYYQDGAHWDLMIIEPMTGSLYFYNPLGESAGQKNNILLNWRMFIERRIMIGLEIDKNMAWNTIPKQHSKQHDGSSCGVYVLTFAERHLRNEQLTDIGQYEIKLGRKRIANKLLWFEVYLCDCCPVCGFMIQDDQEMEKCRLCKRSFHKTPFCMGDQHHLQADRFECRQCLVNTWTKENSCQNALKSGKRKSEQNLTAEVTMDKISKQDQKSPIEVCLDILQSNGFHEDACTTFIHNLSCIDWHISWESIVEIFAKVRTCVPDVADNIITCSKSRSLGHFGDGYIDYIPLKFKRDHIFPADMEGSGTWTLFRSVSILFYGDESHMQFARLLTICNEIIEIGKGCDSDDHQKDLILEEMKKEFDSPCCDMEDELALYHLMRIPNALNLNIQILKEGASVYYEGQNGKRSISILALQKVGDLCLSFLPFMEGIFLNDRKISDHKDKCGAGVFCQGNSLYKKCLKCFQTYHSSCIISHEEAFVCGCHIRRPYHPKDLNIYKDEVRFIETLDMVDIKYIELRNKISSKGAVKENDEKLLDVFLPEVMVSFVMMVEGLNRFQSELFLRTDIHKLIQPSSE